A window of the Hordeum vulgare subsp. vulgare chromosome 5H, MorexV3_pseudomolecules_assembly, whole genome shotgun sequence genome harbors these coding sequences:
- the LOC123399410 gene encoding MDIS1-interacting receptor like kinase 1-like, which yields MASATAQLSSEARFFFFLVFFSLSLVCCCCAGASNGTAATDDEAAMLLAIRASLVDPLGELRGWGSAPHCGWKGVRCDERGAVTGLDLAGMKLSGAIPDDVLGLAALTSVVLRGNAFTGGLPAALVSIPTLREFDVSDNGFAGRFPAGLGSCASLAHFNASGNNFVDLLPVDVGNATELETLDVRGGFFFGTIPESYGKLRKLKFLGLAGNNLSGALPAELFELTALEQIIIGYNEFTGPIPAAIGKLKNLRYLDMAISGLEGPIPRELGRLPALETVFLYGNNVGGEIPKELGNLSSLVMLDLSENALTGAIPPEVAQLGNLQLLNLMCNRLKGDIPSGVGELPRLEVLQLWNNSLTGPLPPSLGAAQPLQWLDASTNALSGPVPAGLCRSGNLTGLILFNNAFTGPIPASLTTCSSLVRLRAHNNRLNGAVPTALGRLHRLDRLELAGNRLSGEIPDDLALSTSLSFIDLSRNRLRSALPPRILSIPTLQTFAAAGNKLTGGVPDELGSCRALSTLDLSGNQLSGAIPAGLASCQRLASLILRSNRLTGEIPMAFATMPALSVLDLSNNLLCGEIPSNLGSSPALEMLSVAHNNLTGPVPATGLLRTINPDDLAGNPGLCGGVLPSCTASAPRASSSIHRRSHTKHNIAAGWVIGISLTLVACGAAFLGKVLYQQWYASGAVCCDAAKEAGTDSAAFQRLGFTGGKVIACVKEGNIAS from the coding sequence ATGGCGAGTGCTACAGCTCAGCTGAGCAGCGAGgcacgcttcttcttcttcttagtcttCTTCTCATTGTCGCTTGTGTGCTGCTGCTGCGCCGGGGCGTCCAATGGCACTGCCGCCACGGACGATGAGGCGGCGATGCTGCTGGCCATCAGGGCCTCGCTCGTCGACCCACTGGGGGAGCTCCGGGGCTGGGGCTCGGCGCCGCATTGCGGCTGGAAGGGCGTGCGCTGCGACGAGCGGGGCGCGGTCACCGGCCTTGACCTCGCGGGGATGAAACTGAGCGGCGCCATTCCGGACGAcgtcctcggcctcgccgcgctcACCTCGGTCGTGCTCCGGGGCAACGCGTTCACGGGCGGGCTGCCCGCGGCTTTGGTGTCGATCCCGACGCTCCGGGAGTTCGACGTCAGCGACAACGGCTTCGCCGGCCGGTTCCCGGCCGGCCTCGGCTCGTGCGCCTCGCTGGCTCACTTCAACGCGTCTGGCAACAACTTTGTCGACCTGCTCCCGGTAGACGTCGGCAATGCCACCGAGCTCGAGACGCTCGACGTCAGAGGGGGCTTCTTCTTCGGCACGATCCCCGAGAGCTACGGCAAACTCCGGAAGCTCAAGTTCTTGGGGCTCGCTGGCAACAACCTCAGTGGCGCTCTCCCGGCTGAGCTATTCGAGCTCACGGCGTTGGAGCAGATCATCATCGGTTACAACGAGTTCACCGGACCTATCCCGGCGGCCATTGGCAAGCTCAAGAACCTCCGGTACCTTGACATGGCGATCAGCGGGTTGGAAGGCCCCATCCCACGCGAGCTCGGCCGGCTGCCGGCGCTAGAGACCGTGTTCCTTTACGGGAACAACGTTGGGGGCGAGATACCCAAGGAGCTGGGCAACCTGTCCTCCCTCGTCATGCTCGACCTCTCCGAGAACGCGCTCACTGGCGCGATTCCACCGGAGGTGGCTCAGCTCGGCAACCTGCAGCTGCTCAACCTCATGTGCAACCGGCTCAAGGGCGACATCCCATCGGGCGTCGGCGAGCTTCCCAGGCTAGAGGTGCTCCAGCTGTGGAACAACTCCCTCACCGGCCCGCTGCCGCCGTCGCTCGGCGCCGCGCAGCCACTGCAGTGGCTCGACGCGTCGACGAACGCGCTCTCTGGGCCGGTGCCCGCCGGCCTCTGCCGCAGCGGCAACCTGACCGGGCTGATACTGTTCAACAATGCTTTCACGGGCCCGATCCCGGCGAGCCTCACCACGTGCTCGTCTCTGGTCCGCCTGCGCGCGCACAACAACCGGCTGAACGGCGCTGTGCCGACGGCGCTTGGGCGGTTGCATCGCCTGGATCGCCTAGAGCTGGCCGGGAATAGGCTCTCCGGCGAGATCCCGGACGACCTGGCGCTCTCGACATCGCTCTCCTTCATCGACCTCTCGCGCAACCGGCTGCGGTCGGCACTGCCGCCGCGCATCCTATCCATTCCGACGCTGCAGACGTTCGCCGCAGCGGGGAACAAGCTGACCGGAGGCGTGCCGGACGAGCTGGGAAGTTGCCGGGCACTCTCCACGCTCGACCTGTCGGGCAACCAGCTCTCCGGCGCGATCCCGGCGGGCCTCGCGTCGTGCCAGCGGCTCGCCTCGCTGATCCTCAGGAGCAACCGCCTCACCGGCGAGATCCCCATGGCGTTCGCCACGATGCCGGCACTGTCCGTCCTCGACCTCTCCAACAACCTCCTCTGCGGCGAGATACCGAGCAATCTGGGCAGCTCGCCGGCGCTCGAGATGCTCAGCGTGGCGCACAACAACCTCACCGGTCCCGTGCCGGCGACGGGGCTGCTGAGGACGATCAACCCGGACGACCTCGCCGGGAACCCGGGCCTCTGCGGCGGCGTCCTGCCGTCGTGCACGGCCAGCGCTCCGCGGGCTTCGTCCTCCATACACCGGCGCTCGCACACGAAGCACAACATCGCCGCCGGGTGGGTGATCGGCATCTCGCTCACACTCGTGGCTTGCGGAGCCGCCTTCCTAGGTAAGGTGCTGTACCAGCAGTGGTACGCCAGTGGTGCTGTATGCTGCGACGCCGCCAAAGAGGCCGGGACCGACTCGGCGGCGTTCCAGCGGCTAGGTTTCACCGGTGGCAAGGTGATCGCGTGCGTCAAGGAGGGCAACATCGCCTCATGA